From Perognathus longimembris pacificus isolate PPM17 chromosome 4, ASM2315922v1, whole genome shotgun sequence, one genomic window encodes:
- the LOC125350116 gene encoding vigilin — MSSVAVLTQESFAEHRSGLVPQQIKVTTLNSEEESDPPTYKDAFPPLPEKAACLENAQEPAGAWSNKIRPIKASVITQVFHVPLEERKYKDMNQFGEGEQAKICLEIMQRTGAHLELSLAKDQGLSIMVSGKLDAVMKARKDIVARLQTQASATVPIPKEHHRFVIGKNGEKLQDLELKTATKIQIPRPDDPSNQIKITGTKEGIEKARHEVLLISAEQDKRAVERLEVEKAFHPFIAGPYNRLVGEIMQETGTRINIPPPSVNRTEIVFTGEKEQLAQAVARIKKIYEEKKKKTTTIAVEVKKSQHKYVIGPKGNSLQEILERTGVSVEIPPSDSISETVILRGEPEKLGQALTEVYAKANSFTVSSVSAPSWLHRFIIGKKGQNLAKITQQMPKVHIEFTEGEDKITLEGPTEDVNVAQEQIESTVKDLINRMDYVEITIDHKFHRHLIGKNGANINRIKDQYKVSVRIPPDSEKSNLIRIEGDPQGVQQAKRELLELASRMENERTKDLIIEQRFHRTIIGQKGERIREIRDKFPEVIINFPDPAQKSDVVQLRGPKNEVEKCTKYMQKMVADLVENSYSISVPIFKQFHKNIIGKGGANIKKIREESNTKIDLPAENSNSETIVITGKRANCEAARSRILSIQKDLANIAEVEVSIPAKLHNSLIGTKGRLIRSIMEECGGVHIHFPVEGSGSDTVVIRGPSSDVEKAKKQLLHLAEEKQTKSFTVDIRAKPEYHKFLIGKGGGKIRKVRDSTGARIIFPAAEDKDQDLITIIGKEDAVREAQRELEALIQNLDNVVEDYMLVEPKHHRHFVIRRGQVLREIAEEYGGVMVSFPRSGTQSDKVTLKGAKDCVEAAKKRIQEIIEDLEAQVTVECAIPQKFHRSVMGPKGSRIQQITRDYNVQIKFPDREENPAQSVEPSIQENGDEAGEGREPDPGSPRRCDIIIISGRKEKCEAAKEALEALVPVTIEVEVPFDLHRYIIGQKGSGIRKMMDEFEVNIHVPAPELQSDIIAITGLAANLDRAKAGLLERVKELQAEQEDRALRSFKLSVTVDPKYHPKIIGRKGAVITQIRLEHDVNIQFPDKDDGSQAQDQITITGYEKNTEAARDAILKIVGELEQMVSEDVPLDHRVHARIIGARGKAIRKIMDEFKVDIRFPQSGAPDPNCVTVTGLPENVEEAIDHILNLEEEYLADVVDSEVLQVYMKPPAHEEYKAPSKGFVVRDAPWTANSSDKAPDMSSSEEFPSFGAQVAPKTLPWGPKR; from the exons TTACCACCTTAAATTCAGAAGAAGAGAGTGACCCTCCAACCTACAAGGATGCTTTCCCTCCACTTCCTGAGAAAGCAGCTTGCTTGGAAAATGCCCAGGAACCTGCCGGAGCCTGGAGTAACAAGATCCGGCCCATCAAGGCCTCTGTCATCACTCAG GTGTTCCATGTACCCCTAGAGGAAAGGAAATACAAGGACATGAACCAATTTGGAGAAGGTGAACAAGCAAAAATCTGCCTTGAGATCATGCAGAGGACTGGTGCTCACCTAGAGCTATCTCTGGCCAAAGACCAAGGCCTCTCCATAATGGTCTCAGGGAAGCTGGACGCTGTTATGAAGGCCCGGAAGGACATCGTTGCTAGACTGCAAACTCAA GCCTCAGCAACTGTTCCCATTCCAAAAGAGCACCATCGCTTTGTTATTGgcaaaaatggagagaaactgcAAGACTTGGAGCTAAAAACTGCAACCAAAATCCAGATCCCACGCCCAGATGACCCCAGCAACCAGATCAAGATCACTGGCACCAAAGAGGGTATTGAGAAAGCTCGCCATGAGGTCCTTCTTATCTCTGCTGAGCAG GACAAGCGCGCTGTAGAGAGGCTGGAGGTGGAGAAGGCCTTCCACCCCTTCATTGCTGGACCATACAACAGACTTGTGGGTGAAATCATGCAGGAGACAGGGACTCGCATCAACATCCCCCCACCCAGCGTCAACCGGACAGAAATTGTCTTCACTGGAGAGAAGGAGCAGCTGGCTCAGGCTGTGGCTCGAATCAAGAAGATTTATGAGGAAAAG AAAAAGAAGACCACAACCATTGCAGTGGAAGTGAAGAAATCTCAGCACAAGTATGTCATCGGGCCAAAGGGCAATTCATTGCAAGAGATCCTGGAAAGAACTGGAGTTTCTGTTGAGATACCACCCTCAGATAGCATCTCTGAGACTGTGATACTGCGAGGCGAGCCTGAAAAGTTGGGGCAGGCATTGACTGAAGTTTATGCCAAG GCCAATAGTTTTACAGTCTCTTCTGTGTCTGCCCCCTCCTGGCTTCACCGATTCATCATTGGCAAGAAAGGGCAGAATCTGGCCAAAATCACTCAGCAGATGCCAAAG GTTCATATCGAGTTCACAGAAGGTGAGGACAAGATCACCCTAGAAGGCCCCACGGAGGATGTGAATGTGGCTCAGGAGCAGATCGAGAGCACAGTCAAAGACCTG ATTAACCGGATGGACTATGTGGAGATCACCATTGATCACAAGTTCCACAGACACCTCATTGGGAAGAATGGAGCCAACA TCAACAGAATCAAAGACCAGTACAAGGTGTCTGTGCGGATTCCTCCTGACAGTGAGAAAAGCAACCTGATCCGCATTGAGGGGGACCCACAGGGTGTGCAGCAGGCCAAACGGGAGCTTCTGGAGCTTGCATCTCGCATG gaAAATGAGCGTACCAAGGATTTAATCATTGAGCAAAGGTTTCATCGCACAATCATTGGCCAGAAAGGTGAACGGATCCGTGAAATTCGTGACAAATTCCCAGAG GTTATCATTAACTTTCCAGACCCAGCACAAAAAAGTGATGTCGTTCAACTCAGAGGTCCCAAGAATGAGGTGGAGAAATGCACAAAATACATGCAGAAGATGGTGGCAGACCTG GTGGAAAATAGCTATTCGATTTCTGTTCCGATCTTCAAACAGTTTCACAAGAACATAATTGGGAAAGGAGGTGCAAACATTAAGAAG ATTCGTGAAGAAAGCAATACCAAGATTGATCTTCCTGCAGAGAACAGCAACTCTGAGACCATTGTCATCACAGGCAAGCGAGCCAACTGTGAAGCTGCCCGGAGCCGTATTCTGTCCATCCAGAAAGACCTG GCCAACATAGCTGAGGTGGAAGTCTCGATTCCTGCCAAATTGCACAACTCCCTCATTGGCACAAAGGGGCGTCTGATCCGCTCCATCATGGAGGAGTGTGGTGGAGTCCACATTCACTTTCctgtggaaggttctggaagtgATACCGTTGTCATCAGGGGCCCTTCCTCAGATGTGGAAAAGGCCAAGAAGCAGCTTCTACACCTGGCTGAGGAGAAG CAAACAAAGAGCTTCACCGTGGATATCCGAGCCAAGCCAGAATACCACAAATTCCTCATTGGCAAAGGGGGTGGCAAAATCCGCAAGGTGCGTGACAGCACCGGAGCACGCATCATATTCCCAGCAGCTGAGGACAAGGACCAGGATTTGATCACCATCATAGGGAAGGAGGACGCTGTCCGGGAGGCGCAGAGGGAGCTGGAGGCCTTGATTCAGAACCTG GATAACGTGGTTGAAGACTACATGCTGGTGGAACCCAAGCACCACCGCCATTTTGTCATACGAAGAGGCCAGGTTTTAAGGGAGATTGCTGAAGAATATGGTGGGGTGATGGTCAGCTTCCCACGTTCAGGCACACAGAGCGACAAGGTCACCCTCAAGGGCGCCAAGGACTGTGTAGAGGCAGCCAAGAAGCGCATTCAGGAGATCATCGAGGATCTG gAAGCTCAGGTGACAGTGGAATGTGCTATACCCCAGAAGTTCCATCGCTCTGTCATGGGCCCCAAAGGTTCCAGAATCCAGCAGATCACTCGGGATTACAACGTTCAGATTAAGTTCCCTGACAGAGAGGAAAACCCAG CTCAGAGTGTAGAGCCATCCATCCAGGAGAATGGGGATGAggctggggagggcagagagcCTGACCCTGGCTCTCCCAGGAGGTgtgacatcatcatcatctcagGCCGGAAAGAAAAGTGTGAGGCTGCCAAGGAAGCCCTCGAG GCATTGGTTCCAGTCACCATTGAAGTGGAGGTACCCTTTGACCTTCACCGTTATATCATTGGGCAGAAAGGCAGTGGGATCCGAAAGATGATGGATGAGTTTGAG GTGAATATTCACGTCCCAGCTCCCGAGCTGCAATCTGACATCATTGCCATCACTGGCCTGGCTGCAAATTTGGACCGGGCCAAGGCAGGGCTGCTGGAGCGAGTGAAGGAGCTTCAGGCTGAGCAGGAAGACCGG GCTTTAAGGAGTTTTAAGCTGAGTGTCACTGTTGACCCCAAATACCATCCCAAAATTATCGGGAGAAAGGGAGCAGTGATCACCCAAATCCGCTTGGAGCACGATGTGAACATCCAGTTTCCTGATAAGGATGATGGGAGCCAG GCCCAGGACCAAATCACCATCACTGGGTATGAGAAGAACACAGAAGCTGCCCGCGATGCTATCCTGAAAATTGTGGGTGAGCTTGAACAGATGGTTTCTGAGGACGTCCCACTGGACCACCGTGTCCATGCCCGTATCATTGGTGCCCGGGGCAAAGCCATCCGCAAAATCATGGATGAGTTCAAG GTGGACATCCGCTTCCCACAGAGTGGAGCTCCAGACCCCAACTGTGTCACTGTGACAGGGCTCCCGGAGAATGTGGAGGAGGCCATCGACCACATCCTGAACTTGGAGGAGGAATAT CTGGCCGACGTGGTGGACAGTGAGGTACTGCAAGTTTACATGAAGCCCCCGGCACATGAGGAGTATAAGGCGCCCTCCAAAGGTTTTGTGGTGCGGGACGCTCCCTGGACTGCCAACAGCAGCGATAAG GCTCCCGATATGAGCAGCTCCGAGGAATTTCCAAGCTTTGGGGCTCAGGTGGCCCCTAAGACCCTCCCATGGGGGCCAAAGCGATAA